From the Mangifera indica cultivar Alphonso chromosome 10, CATAS_Mindica_2.1, whole genome shotgun sequence genome, one window contains:
- the LOC123227264 gene encoding uncharacterized protein LOC123227264 isoform X9: MAVVQCRKDNAMNLGNEAARKYQSPSADVGQSEQKEPDKKRFKGSGSYSHQLTSDSLQEIPVATSIMPVKEPTLENSMHVRKKVDLIQKDISVSRRESSIVKQHKQDDKHIEAIPENVPRPEKDGRTFSAVADINSDKDRRPDPVVLNQMAAPENTISSSFAKNLDKMVVNHPITIGGHPSPIFCPNKATGEQNVIKSSDHCKPVSCDKTIDSSFHNLCQVSNASLWNCLADANVSGRGNMDVQSIIDMEELMDKELEEAQEHRRMCEIEERNALKAYRKAQRALIEANARCTKLYRQRELYSARFYSFMMDDSNLLWSSRLHEPVGNGLNLSNHVSENVDLIPASSHQVQSAYDGFNRPGYGSNIQCVNGAPLSTSYQHASRQNLGSEPCSEPDASTSEPLPHKTKKVFHGLSSLSNELNVSADENEETFPLDHEYVQHNFEDNQKEQTCEGRLIDKNSIAKEKSSIDGSKDSIKRDEATLRSEMFAQLGMRILSKNSGSCYNTEPSVERGPENDLGSDKMHTSNVSIPSSEGGQSQQHYIGGTDKPVRSFSETPVQSHDQCNAENISLEFHATTDFKENENCIRAHHSTAFVLFSPSVLRSVFGHLKVGSSVDILNMAENQHNHSHNFYGEEGACVNSNESLDWYLMGNSNQESLSSFFGRAYGSYTCNPFWPLCMYELRGKCNNDECPWQHVKDFSNGSMCQHQHDDSGSGSNYPNKDFCCLLLFAFIFYPFARADCQVESTIHQQGSIGTFKCHDNLTTPIYIVGLDILKADSHSYESIIAGRCGQCWQKCFSITLALSNMFQMDLPAEFLNTGDGRIEVCGGWNRQSSYFQSRDGIMNHLKQALPNNVQSVELALLFLNQEAGRLEGIKKALYVLSRALEADRSSEILWIVYLLIYHSNTVPYGRDDMFFHAVKHNEGSYGLWLMYINSRIQLDGRLDAYNDALSALCRHASSSEGDERHASACILDLFLQMVECLCMSGNIEKAIQKICGLFLAATSSKEAHSLLLSDILTCLTISDKLIFWVSCVYLVIYRKLPNAVVQRFECEKELLAIEWPSIHLLNHEKQRAVKLVETAVDSVESYFDGESPEIESNIRSRQLFAVCHVRCMVALDDLECSWNLLDKYIKLHPSCLELVLISVRLQKRDCGDSSFMGFEEALLKWPKEIPGIQCIWNQYAEYALLNGRPGFAKELMDRWFHSVWKVQYSEVDILGTRDGEISHGSLESTSASNLDFSASRENQMDVMFGLLNLSLHKLLQNHFNDAKLAIDKALKVASPEHFNHCVREHAMFLLTDKSGPKGDALLNLLKCYLDNAHSFPFSEPLPRHFINNMDKPRVRQLVTNLICPISTDFSLVNLILEVWYGPSLLPQMFSKLKDLVDFVEAIMEIVPSNYPLAFSVCKLLSGGDNPDHVSPASVLFWAASTLVTALFQAMPIAPEYVWAEAADILGNVSSINSISVRFFKKALSVYPFSLKLWKCYYNQSNSKGDKSFIVEAAREKGIELI, translated from the exons ATGGCTGTTGTACAATGCAGGAAGGATAATGCTATGAATCTAGGCAATGAAGCAGCAAGGAAATATCAATCGCCTTCTGCTGATGTTGGACAGTCAGAACAAAAAGAACCTGACAAGAAACGCTTTAAAGGAAGTGGATCTTATTCTCACCAGCTAACTTCAGATAGCCTTCAAGAAATTCCTGTTGCAACATCTATTATGCCAGTGAAAGAGCCTACATTAGAGAACAGTATGCATGTCAGGAAAAAGGTTGATCTTATCCAGAAAGACATTTCTGTAAGCAGAAGAGAGTCAAGCATTGTTAAGCAGCACAAGCAGGATGATAAACATATTGAGGCTATACCAGAAAATGTACCGAGACCAGAGAAAGATg GACGAACCTTTTCTGCAGTTGCTGATATCAATTCTGATAAGGATAGGAGGCCTGACCCTGTTGTGTTAAACCAAATGGCAGCACCAGAAAATACAATATCCAGTTCTTTTGCAAAGAACTTA GATAAAATGGTAGTAAATCATCCGATTACAATTGGTGGACATCCTTCTCCAATTTTTTGTCCAAACAAAGCAACTGGAGAACAGAATGTAATAAAGAGCAGTGACCATTGTAAACCTGTATCTTGTGATAAGACAATTGATTCTTCGTTCCATAACTTATGCCAG GTGAGTAATGCAAGCTTGTGGAACTGTCTGGCTGATGCCAATGTCTCAGGGCGCGGAAATATGGATGTACAATCAATAATTGACATGGAGGAATTGATGGACAAAGAGCTGGAGGAAGCACAAGAGCACCGGCGCATGTGTGAAATTGAAGAAAGAAATGCTCTTAAAGCTTATCGTAAGGCCCAGAGGGCTTTGATTGAAGCTAATGCGAGATGTACTAAACTTTATCGCCAGAGAGAACTATATTCAGCCCGCTTTTATTCATTTATGATGGATGATTCGAACTTACTATGGTCTAGTAGGCTGCATGAACCTGTTGGGAATGGGTTGAATTTGTCAAATCATGTATCTGAAAATGTGGACTTAATCCCGGCATCGAGCCATCAGGTGCAATCTGCCTATGATGGATTTAATCGGCCAGGTTATGGTTCAAATATCCAATGTGTCAATGGTGCTCCACTCAGTACATCTTATCAGCACGCAAGCAGACAAAATTTGGGGTCTGAACCTTGCAGTGAGCCAGATGCTAGTACATCAGAGCCATTGCCTCATAAAACTAAGAAAGTTTTTCATGGACTAAGCTCTCTGTCCAATGAATTAAATGTTTCGGCTGATGAAAATGAAGAGACATTCCCCTTGGACCATGAATATGTTCAACACAACTTTGAAGATAATCAAAAGGAACAGACTTGTGAAGGAAGGCTAATTGACAAAAATAGCATTGCCAAGGAAAAGTCATCTATTGATGGTTCCAAGGATTCAATAAAGAGAGACGAAGCGACATTAAGGTCTGAGATGTTTGCACAGCTCGGAATGAGAATTTTGTCAAAGAATAGTGGTTCATGTTACAATACGGAGCCTTCTGTAGAACGAGGGCCTGAAAATGACCTTGGAAGTGACAAAATGCATACAAGTAATGTGAGCATTCCATCTTCAGAAGGAGGACAAAGCCAGCAGCATTATATTGGAG gcaCAGATAAGCCAGTAAGAAGTTTTAGTGAGACTCCTGTTCAGAGCCATGATCAGTGCAATGCTGAAAATATTTCATTGGAGTTTCACGCTACCACTGATtttaaggaaaatgaaaattgcATAAGAGCTCACCATTCAACagcttttgttttattttctccttCAGTTCTAAGAAGTGTGTTTGGTCATCTGAAAGTTGGATCATCGGTTGATATATTAAATATGGCTGAAAATCAACACAATCACTCTCATAACTTCTATGGTGAAGAGGGTGCTTGTGTCAACTCTAATGAATCTCTGGATTGGTATTTGATGGGAAACTCAAACCAGGAGAGTCTTAGTAGTTTCTTTGGGAGAGCATATGGCTCTTATACCTGCAATCCATTTTGGCCACTCTGTATGTATGAGCTTCGAGGAAAATGCAACAATGATGAATGTCCTTGGCAACATGTGAAGGACTTCTCAAATGGAAGTATGTGTCAGCATCAGCATGATGATTCTGGTAGTGGCAGTAATTATCCCAATAAAGATTTCTGTTGTCTTTTGCTTTTTGCTTTCATATTTTACCCATTTGCTCGTGCAGATTGTCAGGTTGAATCAACAATACATCAACAGGGTTCTATTGGTACTTTCAAGTGTCATGATAATTTGACTACACCAATTTATATAGTTGGTTTAGATATTTTGAAAGCTGATTCACATTCATATGAGTCTATTATAGCTGGAAGGTGTGGACAATGCTGGCAGAAGTGTTTCAGTATTACCCTAGCCTTATCAAATATGTTTCAGATGGATTTACCTGCAGAATTCTTGAATACTGGTGATGGACGTATTGAGGTGTGCGGGGGTTGGAATAGACAATCCTCTTATTTTCAGAGTAGAGATGGCATAATG AATCATCTTAAACAAGCTTTGCCTAATAATGTACAATCTGTGGAGTTGGCTCTTCTTTTTCTCAACCAGGAGGCTGGCAGATTAGAGGGTATAAAAAAG GCTCTCTATGTATTGTCACGAGCTCTTGAGGCAGATCGATCATCAGAAATTCTTTGGATTGTTTATCTGCTTATATATCACAGCAACACAGTGCCATATGGGAGGGACGACATGTTCTTTCATGCG GTCAAACACAATGAAGGATCTTATGGACTCTGGCTTATGTACATCAACAGTCGGATACAACTTGATGGTCGGTTGGATGCATATAATGATGCTCTTTCAGCACTCTGCCGCCATGCGTCTTCCTCTGAAGGAGATGAAAGGCACGCTAGTGCATGCATTTTAGACCTGTTTTTGCAGATGGTGGAGTGTTTGTGCATGTCTGGGAATATTGAGAAGGCCATCCAGAAAATCTGTGGACTCTTCCTTGCTGCAACAAGTTCTAAAGAAGCTCATAGTTTGTTGCTCTCTGATATCCTCACATGCTTAACCATTTCTGACAAACTTATATTCTGGGTTTCTTGTGTGTATTTAGTTATTTACAGGAAACTGCCTAATGCTGTTGTACAGCGGTTTGAATGTGAGAAAGAACTCCTTGCAATTGAGTGGCCTTCCATTCACTTGCTAAATCATGAGAAGCAGAGGGCTGTAAAGCTGGTAGAAACAGCAGTGGATTCTGTTGAATCTTATTTCGATGGTGAATCACCCGAGATTGAATCAAATATCAGATCAAGGCAACTTTTTGCTGTTTGCCATGTTAGGTGTATGGTGGCACTTGATGACTTGGAATGCAGTTGGAACTTGTTGGACAAATACATTAAGTTACACCCATCTTGCTTAGAGCTTGTTCTGATATCAGTGCGCTTGCAGAAGCGTGATTGTGGTGATTCCAGTTTTATGGGGTTTGAGGAAGCTCTGTTGAAGTGGCCTAAAGAAATCCCTGGAATTCAGTGTATCTGGAATCAATATGCTGAGTATGCCCTCCTGAATGGAAGACCTGGTTTTGCGAAAGAACTTATGGACCGTTGGTTTCACTCTGTTTGGAAGGTTCAATACTCTGAAGTTGACATTTTGGGTACCAGGGATGGCGAGATCTCTCATGGCTCACTAGAATCCACTTCAGCATCAAATCTAGACTTTTCAGCATCTCGTGAAAACCAAATGGATGTGATGTTTGGATTGCTTAATCTCTCTCTCCATAAGTTATTGCAGAACCATTTCAATGATGCTAAGTTAGCTATTGATAAGGCTTTGAAGGTTGCATCTCCTGAGCATTTTAATCATTGTGTTAGAGAACATGCCATGTTTTTGCTTACTGATAAGTCAGGACCGAAGGGAGATGCATTACTAAACCTTCTGAAGTGTTATTTGGACAATGCCcactcttttcctttctctgaACCGTTGCCTAGACACTTCATTAACAACATGGATAAGCCAAGAGTCCGACAGCTAGTTACTAACCTGATATGTCCAATATCAACTGATTTTTCTCTGGTGAATTTGATTCTTGAAGTGTGGTATGGTCCATCTCTTTTACCCCAAATGTTTAGTAAGCTAAAGGATCTAGTTGATTTTGTTGAAGCCATTATGGAGATTGTACCATCCAACTATCCATTGGCGTTTTCAGTTTGTAAGCTGCTTAGTGGAGGTGATAACCCTGACCATGTTTCACCGGCCAGTGTTTTGTTCTGGGCCGCCTCAACTTTGGTTACTGCACTTTTCCAAGCCATGCCTATTGCTCCAGAGTATGTATGGGCAGAAGCTGCAGATATTTTGGGCAATGTAAGCAGTATCAATAGCATCTCCGTGAGGTTCTTCAAGAAAGCCTTATCTGTATACCCATTCTCTCTCAAATTGTGGAAATGCTATTATAACCAATCTAACTCTAAAGGAGACAAGAGCTTCATTGTTGAAGCGGCAAGAGAAAAGGGTATAGAACTTATTTGA